The Ignavibacteriales bacterium DNA segment ATCAATGATAAATCTTAATTCGTTCATTCTTGTAAGCACGGCAAATACTCTACTCCTGCTTTATTCATTCTATCTAAAAAAAATTCCTTTGGTTGGAAATCTTGTAGTATCAATTCTCACCGGACTGACTTTTATTTATGGCGGAGTTGTTGCTGGAAATATTAGCTTTGCCCTCGTCCCTGCAGGTTGCTTTGCTGATTAATTTCATTCGAGAAATAATTAAAGATATGCAGGATGCAGAGGGATAGCAAAAATCAGGTAATAACTTATCCAGTGAAAAATGGATTTGATTCGGCAAAAAAATAGTTCTTGTCTCTTCGATAATTTTAATCGTGTTTACTTTCTTTCCATTCATATTTAATTTTTATAAAATTGAATATTTTGTTTTAGTGATGATGATTGTAAACCCGATGCTCGTTTTATAATGTTAAATCACTTTATGATAATTATACAAATAAAAATCTTAAAGACTAAGCGGGTTACTAAAACTTGCAATGGTTTTGGTTTAGCGGCAATTTACTTTGGCAAATGAAAAATTTTGACAAATCATATTTGAGTGATAAAGTAAAATTTATCGCCGGCGTTGATGAAGCAGGAAGAGGACCACTTGCCGGACCTGTAGTTGCTGCTGCAGTGATTTTCCCGGACAATATTTTTATTGACGGAGTAAATGACTCGAAGCAGTTGAGTGAAAAGGAGAGGGAAAGACTTTTGCCTGAAATTATTTCAAAAGCAATTTGTGTCGGAGTTGCATCCGTTAGTCATGGTGTGATTGATACGATAAATATTCTTCAATCATCTTTGCTTGCAATGAAGATTGCTGTCGGAAGGATGGAGCAAAATCCTGATCTTATTTTAGTTGATGGAAATAAATCTTTTAACTCAGCAATTCCTGTTCTAACAATTGTTAAAGGAGATTCGAAATCTTTTTCGATAGCTGCTGCTTCGATAGTTGCAAAAGTAACCCGCGACAGAATTATGAAGCGCCTTTCTGTTTATTACCCCTTGTACCTTTGGGAAAACAATAAAGGTTATGCATCACGGTATCATATCAATGCAATAAAAAAATACGGTGCTTCGCCGCTTCACCGTAAAACTTTTTTAACAAGGATATTAAATCCATTTCAGCAAAATATTATTGAGGTTGAAAATGAATCACGATGAAAATGAAAAAGAATTTCCTTCTACCCGAGCAAAGGGGGATGAAGGCGAGGAATTAGCAGTTGAACTTTTGAAAGGAAAAGGATTTGAAATTGTAGAAAGAAATTACCGTTACGGTAAAGGAGAGATTGATATAATTGCAAAAGATACTGCAAAAGATTTTTTGGTTTTTATCGAAGTCAAATCAAGGAAGAATTTGGAATTCGGTGAACCGGAATACGCTATAACGCAAAAGAAAATTAAGCAGATAAAAAAAATTGCCGAGCTTTATCTTTACGAAAAAAATATTAAAGAAGCCGACTGCAGGTTTGATGTAGTTGCAATCCAGTTTGGACAAAGCGCAAAACCTCAGATCAACTATTACGAAAATGCTTTCGAATAAAAAATGGAGCAAGAATTTTATGAGAATTCTGAAAAATTAAAATAATAATTCTTGTAATGGCAATGTCAACCAGAGAGAAATCAATAGATTACCATGGCAATACAGTCAGCAGTCTCCGAAACATCAAAAAAAGGCAGCCTCCGTTAGCTGACGGATATGGCTGCCTTTATTGTTAAGAATAAATTATACTAAACTTTATTTCAGATAAATCATCTTATTTACCTTTCTGTAATTTTCTCCGCCGTTAACTGCAATTGCTTCAACGGTGTAGTAGTAAATTCCGGAAGGTAAACCGGATGCATCAAATTGGACTTGATATGTACCGGTCTCTTTTGATTCGTTTACTACCTCCCTTATATTTCTTCCAAGCTCATCAAAAATGGTCAACTTTACTTTACCCTGCAATGGAACAGAGTATTGTATTGTTGTGGTTGGATTAAATGGATTCGGGTAGTTAGCCGTCTGATCAACGAAGGTAGCTTCCTCATCCAAACTGTTGTCATCTAATGCAAGCTCGCTGTTAAGACTTGCTGATGTTTTGCTGTAGATTTTAATATCGCTATGCCAAACAGTTGAAGGATTTACTCCGACATTCAAAGTGTAGGTGTAACTGCCCATTGGTTTGGCAGAAATATCTGCGTGCTTTACTCGTGAAAAAGTTTGTCCTGCATTCAGAGTAATATTTTTATTTAATATTTGTTTGGTTCTTCCGTTGGGGGATTTCTGAGTTATCCAAATATCATAAGTCTGTGCAGCGGATTCGTTATTTGTCGTGGAGTAATTGATATCAAATATTCCATTACCCGAGGTGGGTGTAAGAGTTAGACTTGCAGTAACGTTATTCGTTGCCATGATTCCGTGAGGTCCGGGACCGCTTGGAGTGGTTTCGTGACATACTGTACATTCTTTAAGTGTTCCCGCATATCCCTGCAAAGTTATGTTTTGTAAATTGTCGTTTGCCTGAATGGTGGGGAGAATTGCGTGTGGACTGCCGTGACAGGCAGAGCAGTTTAATCCGCCGTGACCTTGGGACTCACGAAACAGCTTGCCGGGTTCTTCAGCATAATTACTTCCATGACACAAGGGATTACCGCAGCTTGGTTCATCAAGCCAGGGTCTTCTACCGTTACTTATTGATGAAGCTACTTCGCCCATTGTTCCGTGACAATTCTGACAGGTCATCGGGTTTTACGGATCTTTTCCCATTACATCTCTTAAACATTGAGTGTTTTCGCCGGGGTGACATTTGTAGCAGGTGGATATTTCATTTTGCGGAAAATGTTTTTATGCTTGTCGTGAATTACTTCAGAAAATATTCCTGCTTCGGGATCGCAGGTTGTGCCGAGTGCATTATCAGCGTGGCAATTTGCACAAAGATTAGGACCGTTTTTATTAAAGCCCGGTTCATTTTCATGCTCATCAAGAATATCCTGCTGTGAACTGTGACAGCCTGATGAAACGCAGCTAATCTCATTACTCACAGGAATAACCACATCGGTGGTAGCAAGTATCGTACTGCTTCCCACAGCCTTTGCTA contains these protein-coding regions:
- a CDS encoding ribonuclease HII, whose translation is MKNFDKSYLSDKVKFIAGVDEAGRGPLAGPVVAAAVIFPDNIFIDGVNDSKQLSEKERERLLPEIISKAICVGVASVSHGVIDTINILQSSLLAMKIAVGRMEQNPDLILVDGNKSFNSAIPVLTIVKGDSKSFSIAAASIVAKVTRDRIMKRLSVYYPLYLWENNKGYASRYHINAIKKYGASPLHRKTFLTRILNPFQQNIIEVENESR
- a CDS encoding YraN family protein, which codes for MNHDENEKEFPSTRAKGDEGEELAVELLKGKGFEIVERNYRYGKGEIDIIAKDTAKDFLVFIEVKSRKNLEFGEPEYAITQKKIKQIKKIAELYLYEKNIKEADCRFDVVAIQFGQSAKPQINYYENAFE
- a CDS encoding T9SS type A sorting domain-containing protein, with product MTCQNCHGTMGEVASSISNGRRPWLDEPSCGNPLCHGSNYAEEPGKLFRESQGHGGLNCSACHGSPHAILPTIQANDNLQNITLQGYAGTLKECTVCHETTPSGPGPHGIMATNNVTASLTLTPTSGNGIFDINYSTTNNESAAQTYDIWITQKSPNGRTKQILNKNITLNAGQTFSRVKHADISAKPMGSYTYTLNVGVNPSTVWHSDIKIYSKTSASLNSELALDDNSLDEEATFVDQTANYPNPFNPTTTIQYSVPLQGKVKLTIFDELGRNIREVVNESKETGTYQVQFDASGLPSGIYYYTVEAIAVNGGENYRKVNKMIYLK